Genomic DNA from Triticum dicoccoides isolate Atlit2015 ecotype Zavitan unplaced genomic scaffold, WEW_v2.0 scaffold73156, whole genome shotgun sequence:
CCGAGGTCGGACCCGGCCAGCGTGAGTCGGCCGCCGATCTCCACGAAGGACGCGACGTCCAGGGCCGGGAGATCGACGCCGACCGTGAAGGGGGCGGCGGGGAGCTCGATGTCCAAGGGGAGGAGCTTGAGCGGCGGGCCGGGCCACGGGAGCTGCGGCGTCTGCACGTGAAGGTAGAGGAGCAACCCCGAGACGTCATGTGCGAGGCGGTAGGCCAGGTCCTGCTTGTGCCTCTGCACACCCAGCAGCGCATCCAGGGAGATCTCCATGGATGGCGGTGGTACAGGGCTCCGGGCGGAGGCGCGCCCCGGCGTAGCTGATTAGCTCGAGCGGCGGCGAAATAGACTGGTAGTAGCCTGTGTATCCCTACCATCGAGGTGTTCGACGGGAAGTACAAAGGTAGCAGTAATTGGGAGTACATACAATATTTAGGTAGAAGTACAGA
This window encodes:
- the LOC119347678 gene encoding uncharacterized protein LOC119347678, with translation MEISLDALLGVQRHKQDLAYRLAHDVSGLLLYLHVQTPQLPWPGPPLKLLPLDIELPAAPFTVGVDLPALDVASFVEIGGRLTLAGSDLGASVGGAVQQLSRQLPAPFHARRRKWEGDAAPPTP